One genomic segment of Naumovozyma castellii chromosome 9, complete genome includes these proteins:
- the NCAS0I02050 gene encoding glycerol-3-phosphate dehydrogenase family protein (ancestral locus Anc_3.169), with the protein MAATDRLNITSDILNASMKRSTSSSSSGSTISLDHPYKVTVIGSGNWGTTIAKVVAENTRINPQLFAEEVQMWVFEEKIDGENLTEIINTQHQNVKYLPDITLPDNLVANPDLLDAVKGADILVFNIPHQFLRRIVGTLKGHVSLTVRAISCLKGFEVDAKGVQLLSTYITDELNIECGALSGANLAPEVAKEHWSETTVAYHIPSDFRGEGKDVDHNILKALFHRPYFHVSVIEDVAGISIAGALKNVVALGCGFVEGLGWGNNASAAIQRVGLGEIIKFGQMFFPESRVETFYQESAGVADLITTCSGGRNVKVGKYMAKTGLDALEAEKELLNGQSAQGIITCKEVHEWLETCGLLTEFPLFEAVYQIVYNNLPMKKIPDMIVDLDAFANLE; encoded by the coding sequence ATGGCCGCTACTGATAGATTAAACATTACTTCCGATATTTTAAACGCATCAATGAAGAGATCCACCTCAAGCTCTTCCAGTGGTTCAACTATCTCGTTGGATCATCCTTATAAAGTTACCGTCATCGGTTCTGGTAACTGGGGTACTACAATCGCCAAAGTCGTCGCTGAAAACACAAGGATAAATCCTCAATTGTTCGCTGAAGAAGTACAAATGTGGgtctttgaagaaaaaatcgACGGTGAAAACTTAACAGAAATTATAAATACACAACATCAAAATGTTAAATATCTTCCTGATATTACATTACCTGATAATTTGGTTGCTAATCCTGACTTGTTAGACGCTGTTAAGGGTGCTGATATCTTagttttcaatattccTCATCAATttttaagaagaattgtAGGTACATTAAAGGGTCACGTTAGTCTAACTGTAAGAGCCATTTCTTGTTTGAAAGGGTTCGAAGTTGATGCTAAGGGTGTACAATTATTATCTACCTATATCACCgatgaattgaatattgAATGTGGTGCTCTTTCAGGGGCTAATTTGGCTCCAGAAGTCGCCAAGGAACATTGGTCAGAAACCACAGTTGCATATCATATTCCATCAGATTTCAGAGGTGAAGGTAAAGATGTGGATCATAACATTTTAAAGGCTTTGTTCCACAGACCATACTTCCATGTCTCTGTCATTGAAGATGTCGCAGGTATCTCTATTGCCGGTGCTCTAAAAAATGTTGTTGCACTTGGTTGTGGGTTCGTTGAAGGTTTAGGTTGGGGTAATAATGCTTCTGCCGCCATTCAAAGAGTCGGTTTAGGTGAAATAATTAAATTCGGTCAAATGTTTTTCCCTGAATCTAGAGTCGAAACTTTCTACCAAGAATCTGCTGGTGTTGCCGATTTAATTACAACATGTTCAGGTGGTAGAAATGTTAAAGTGGGTAAATACATGGCTAAGACTGGGTTGGATGCCTTAGAAGCTGAAAAGGAACTATTGAATGGTCAATCAGCTCAAGGTATTATAACGTGTAAAGAAGTCCATGAATGGTTAGAAACCTGTGGCTTACTTACTGAATTCCCATTATTCGAGGCTGTATATCAAATCGTTTACAACAACCTTCCTATGAAGAAAATTCCAGATATGATTGTTGATTTGGATGCATTTGCAAACCTTGAATGA
- the RTK1 gene encoding putative serine/threonine protein kinase RTK1 (ancestral locus Anc_3.167): MEPTNTLHQSSSNASLSSLFNKGKKLTGLSKLFASEHAKHDNHNHHHHHHHHSEYHSQASNDRLQQDPILHASKDIIGHILSPMKSSSPPTSNSLTYSNSSPNVRTKNERTSSGSDSIKQNLPPFINKDSTTSSTPNMHHKQAYTNNLNNTNVKLTSHNPLSHHLHNPLNYTHNPINLQNANSNSMTTPASSRASPVSVISSSNISHLHPVEILQTKLENEQNQLNKSQRNHENILNHNQYNNSSNNTPKKKKKSLKLKRFFKNFQTETKSSHSSSSTSTKPSLSNNVSDNSVRKSEETPLYDTDNPRQLIEKYGIPGKKLGEGATGSVSIVQGTDGKMFAVKMFRAPKTTNVVTYSKKITVEFCIGSTLHHQNIIETFDMLREGETFLVVMEYAPYDFFNLVMADLMTTKEVSCYFKQLCNGVNYLHDMGIAHRDLKLDNCVVSHNGILKLIDFGSAVIFQYPYENKIVKAQGIVGSDPYLAPELLNTSTYDPRPVDVWSIAIIYYCMILRRFPWKAPRKSFNSFRLFCEDPDDEDDVAKGPYRLLRLLPSKSRPLIAKMLLLDPKKRILMNEVVKDEWFASIKQCCQDESGNLIDRPKSHKHHLITEEQLEQLSTERARVEHEKEEEKHKKKEMLMEDIDRMLTD; this comes from the coding sequence ATGGAGCCAACTAACACTCTTCATCAATCGTCATCGAACGCTTCATTATCCTCCCTCTTCAATAAGGGGAAAAAATTGACTGGATTATCTAAACTCTTTGCCAGTGAACATGCGAAACATGATAATCATaatcaccatcatcatcatcaccatcataGTGAATATCATTCACAGGCTTCCAATGATAGACTTCAACAGgatccaattcttcatgCCAGTAAGGATATTATAGGCCATATTTTGTCGCCAATGAAATCCTCTTCACCACCTACTTCAAATTCACTGACATATTCAAACTCATCACCAAACGTACGTACCAAAAATGAACGGACAAGTAGTGGTTCTGATTCAATTAAACAAAACCTCCCAccttttattaataaagattCAACTACATCTTCAACACCAAATATGCATCACAAACAAGCATATACTAATAACcttaataatactaatgtTAAATTGACATCGCATAATCCATTGTCACATCATTTGCATaatccattgaattatACACATAATCCAattaatttacaaaatgctaattcaaattctatGACTACTCCAGCATCATCAAGAGCATCTCCAGTTTCTGTAATTTCAAGTTCAAATATATCACATTTGCATCCAGTGGAAATTTTACAaacaaaattggaaaatgaacaaaatcaattaaataaatcacAGCGTAATcatgaaaatattcttaatcATAatcaatataataattcaagCAATAATacaccaaagaagaagaaaaaatcattaaagtTGAAAAGATTCTTTAAAAACTTCCAGACGGAAACAAAATCTTCtcattcatcatcatcaacatcaacaaaaCCATCACTCTCTAATAATGTTAGTGATAATTCAGTAAGGAAATCAGAGGAAACACCGTTGTATGATACTGATAATCCAAGACAActaattgaaaaatacgGTATCCCAGGTAAGAAATTGGGAGAAGGTGCCACGGGATCAGTATCAATAGTTCAAGGAACTGATGGGAAGATGTTTGCCGTCAAGATGTTCCGTGCTCCAAAGACAACAAATGTAGTTACttattccaagaaaattaCTGTGGAATTTTGTATTGGTTCCACTTTACATCATCagaatattattgaaacattcGACATGTTGAGAGAGGGTGAAACTTTTTTGGTCGTTATGGAATATGCTCCCtatgattttttcaatttggtaATGGCTGACCTCATGACAACAAAGGAAGTTTCCTGTTATTTCAAACAACTTTGTAACGGTGTCAATTATCTACATGATATGGGTATTGCTCATCGCGatttaaaattagataACTGTGTGGTCTCACACAATGGGATCTTGAAATTAATCGATTTCGGGAGTGCCGTTATATTCCAATATCCCTatgaaaacaaaattgTTAAGGCGCAGGGAATAGTGGGTTCAGATCCTTATTTGGCACCTGAATTATTGAACACTAGTACTTATGATCCAAGACCCGTGGATGTTTGGTCAATAGCAATTATCTACTATTGTATGATTCTAAGACGGTTCCCCTGGAAGGCACCaagaaaaagtttcaattcattcaGATTGTTTTGCGAAGATcctgatgatgaagatgacgTAGCAAAGGGACCTTACAGATTATTAAGATTACTACCTTCCAAATCAAGACCACTGATTGCTAAAATGTTATTACTCGATCCTAAGAAGCGtatattaatgaatgaaGTAGTGAAAGATGAATGGTTCGCATCTATCAAACAATGCTGTCAGGATGAAAGTGGCAACTTGATAGACCGTCCTAAATCACATAAGCATCATCTAATAACTGAGGAACAACTAGAACAACTATCGACGGAAAGAGCAAGAGTTGAGCACGAAAAGGAGGAGGAGAAGCataagaaaaaggaaatgCTAATGGAAGATATTGACAGAATGTTAACTGATTAA
- the MRX9 gene encoding Mrx9p (ancestral locus Anc_3.164): protein MLGTKLHLAMHSSFLPFQNHTKKMLARSINMISIKSPLLSRGFIYKSLLIEKGYSFKGLPLNQSKRTPFILTNCFSSLPASQLFKKGTPMNGLFSTESVMLQHNLGIINKRLLCDRHILIRKFHSTPQKKFNGNEGPPNRRIKIIRIPSILLIFSSLGILIITLMILPLLISAFFPFLILGIALFQFRKWKQNTLYKQLLAHLKNKSKGHMSIKYSTLNSLQYKILNDISFMKNSQGFKPDILNMKMNDFINSNARDSEALLNLLQSRIMEAIETDELGIRTYFLGAADNINNVTHWVNEGLDFELDTKNSISKGKLVNGEMILSVTYALYLKSLKSPKRRIAEVSIVVLDESVEKNHVFISINDLAKTNKSCPMVFAIKPVKIDLSLLLQPFQFILDDYGRSGSNYDVYNTKSGNREFRLRE from the coding sequence ATGCTTGGAACTAAACTCCATCTAGCAATGCATTCAAGTTTTTTACCCTTCCAGAATCACACCAAGAAAATGTTGGCGAGGTCGATCAACATGATATCCATCAAATCGCCCCTCTTGAGCCGTGGGTTTATATATAAGAGTCTCCTCATTGAGAAAGGATATTCTTTTAAAGGGCTTCCATTGAACCAAAGCAAAAGAACTCCATTCATCTTAACTAATTGCTTTAGTTCACTACCCGCCAGTCAACTTTTTAAGAAAGGTACCCCCATGAACGGGCTGTTTTCAACTGAATCCGTAATGTTACAACACAACCTGGGgattataaataaaagacTATTATGTGACAGACATATTTTGATAAGGAAATTTCACAGCACCCCTCAAAAGAAGTTTAATGGTAATGAGGGGCCGCCAAATCGAAGGATAAAAATAATCAGAATACCCTCAATTTTACTGATTTTCTCCTCTCTTGGAATACTGATTATAACGTTAATGATTCTTCCTCTATTAATATCTGcattttttccatttttgatACTTGGTATTGCACTATttcaatttagaaaatggaaacaaAACACTCTTTACAAGCAATTATTGGCTCACTTAAAGAATAAATCAAAGGGACACATGTCAATAAAATATAGTACCTTAAATTCGCTTCAATATAAGATCTTAAATGATATAAGCTTTATGAAAAACAGTCAAGGATTCAAACCAGATATTCTgaatatgaaaatgaatgattttataaattcaaaCGCCAGGGATTCGGAAGCATTGTTGAATCTTTTACAAAGTAGAATAATGGAAGCCATAGAGACTGACGAACTAGGGATACGGACTTATTTCCTAGGAGCGGCagataatattaataatgttaCACACTGGGTTAATGAGGGGCTAGATTTTGAACTAGACACTAAAAATAGTATATCTAAGGGAAAATTGGTTAACGGTGAAATGATACTATCAGTGACGTATGCACTATAtttaaaatctttgaaatctCCTAAAAGAAGAATAGCAGAGGTGTCCATTGTGGTTCTGGATGAATCTGTAGAAAAGAATCATGTTTTCATATCTATCAACGATTTAGCAAAAACCAATAAATCCTGTCCTATGGTTTTTGCAATCAAACCGGTAAAAATCGATCTATCTCTTTTATTACAAcctttccaatttattttAGATGATTATGGGAGATCTGGAAGTAACTATGATGTTTATAACACCAAATCTGGGAACAGAGAATTCAGATTACGAGAATAG